A genomic stretch from Methanomassiliicoccales archaeon includes:
- the hypA gene encoding hydrogenase maturation nickel metallochaperone HypA, translating into MHEVSVMSDIINAVLGQLGHYEIEKVEEVVLVVGELTFLGEEQLRFAFEILSKGTILEGAELIIETEKAILRCPSCGFEGPPEHIGDGTFHFSIPILSCPKCGNQADIIKGKCCGVTSVKVVEK; encoded by the coding sequence ATGCATGAAGTTTCTGTCATGTCTGACATCATCAACGCTGTTCTGGGTCAGCTTGGCCATTATGAAATTGAGAAAGTCGAAGAAGTTGTACTTGTTGTCGGAGAGTTGACGTTTCTTGGTGAAGAACAATTGAGATTTGCGTTCGAGATATTGAGTAAGGGGACGATACTCGAAGGTGCCGAACTGATCATTGAAACAGAAAAAGCGATACTGCGCTGCCCCTCCTGTGGATTTGAAGGGCCACCAGAACATATTGGAGATGGAACTTTTCACTTCTCGATTCCGATTTTGAGCTGTCCGAAATGCGGCAATCAAGCGGATATCATTAAGGGGAAGTGCTGTGGTGTCACATCGGTCAAGGTGGTGGAAAAGTAA